In Candidatus Microthrix subdominans, the DNA window TACGAGGCAAAGTTGGCGACGTACAAACTGAAACCGATCGACACGATCACCGCTGAGACCACAGCGAGACCAGCGCCCCAGGAGGCCCATCGCCACTTCGGCTCGTCACGGTCGGGCCCGTAGCGATACAACGCGGTCAGCCCGAAGGTGATCAGGGCTGCGACGGCCAGCCATCCGACGATCTGAGCCCCGATGGAAGCGACCCCGGTGATCGCCGACGAGCCGGCCAGGGTCAGCACGGCGCCGACGGCAGCAGTCAGTACCAGTGCTCCGAGGGTCATCGCCAGAGCAAGCGCCCGCTTCTTCACAAAGGTTCGGCCGTCGGTCTCGTCATAGGCGATGTTCAAGGCTTCGATCAGGTGGGCGAACCCGCTTGATGCCGTCCACAGCGCCACGGCGATGCCCACCACAGGGGCCACACCGGCGGCGGTCAACGTGACGTGATCCTCAAGAAACTCGTCTTTGACGCGGAGGGCGATGTCCTTCCAACCGGAAGGGGGGAGTTCGGCCGGTGACGTCGCGTCGCGACCTCGTTCGGTTGTCATGCATGACCTCGTTGTTGTGGTGGCTGGGGTGATGGCTGCGGCAACAGGAAGGTCGTTGACGCGGATGGAGAGGAGGCAGATCGGGGCACACCGGGCAGCGAGTCCGGAGCGCAGCGATCTAGTGGTTCCGCAGTGCGTCGATCAGCTCGTCCATAGCCATGCTTGAGCGGCCGTCGATGTGCAGCTCTTGGGCTCGTTCGTACAGGTCGTCGCTGGTCCAGTTGTCGTAGCTCGGCGACTCGCCACCCCGCTTGGCGGCGGTGGTGCGGTCGATGTTGGTGATGCGAGCGGCCTTTTCCTTGCTGGCGCCTTGGTCGCGCAGCGCCTCGTACTGCTCGTCGTCCTTGATGCTGGGCCCGTGGTCCTTGGCCATGTCTCAACTCCTCATGCGGGGGTGGGCAGAGCTTTACCCGAACCGTCGACGGCCTAACCGCAGGTTCACGCCGCCATTCATGCCATTTCCCGGACCCGTCGGAGGCCCGCAGGTGTGGCGGATGCCACGGCTGGTTTAGCTCCACCGTGATCGGGTACTGACAACATCCCCGACACAAAGGAGCCAGACATGGCAGACCACGATGATTCCGCAGCAGAAAAGGGCGCCAAGGGCGTGTTTGAAGACGTCAAGGGTAAGGCCAAAGAGGCCGTTGGCTCGGTCCTCGGCAACGAGGACCTGAAGCACGAGGGTGAGGCCCAGCAGGACAAGGCCGAGGCCCAGCGCGAGGCGGCCGAGAAGCAGGCCGAGGCCCGCAAGGCCGACGCCAAGACCGAGGCTGCCGAGGCCCGCCAGAAGGCCAACCAGGACTGAGGTCCTACACTCGGATCGCCTGTCGGTTCGAGATGTGCCAACGCCGGTCGATCCTTCGGGACCGGCCGGCGTTGTCGCGTCGGCGCAGCGTTCGGGTGAATCGGCTCTTCGACGGGGGAAGCGATGCCGGTTTCCGGCGTTGGACCTCGGGGTAGTGGTCGACGATGGGGCCCATGACCGAGGAGGCACACCGTGACGGCTGAGGCCGCAGCGCAGGTCGACCCCACCGAGGGCGGGCGCTGGATCGTTATCGACGGCCGTCGATGGAGGGCGACGGACCCGTCCATCCCCGAACCGCTTCGCCAAGAACTGGTCAACAACTTGATGGCCGCCCGGCGGGGGGTCGGGTCCGCTCGGCGCGCCGGTGACGACGCTGCAGAGCGACTCGCGAGGGCGCAGGTTGACGACGCCAAATTCGCCCTGGGGGAACGGGGTGAACCCTGGTGGGAACCACCGAGCGAGGGCGGGCGTCGTCGGCGTGCCCGGGCCACCGTTCGTGCGCTGAGCGGAGGACGAGCGCCCGATCGCACGATCTGTCCATCCGACGTGGCACGGGCGATCGGAGGTCCCTCATGGCGGTCGATCCTCGGGATGGTCCGCGACGAGGTGCGCACCCTGGCCTACGACAACGTCGTCGAGGTGAGCCAACGCGGTAAACCGCTCGATCCCGATCGGGCATGGAAAGGGCCGATCAGGATTCGTCGAACCGGGTGACTGCGGACGACCACAGGGCGGCGTCCGACGTGTGTTGAATACGCGGCGTTTCAACGACGCCACCCCGGGTATCGAACGTCGGTGCTGCTGGACAAGCCGGGCCCGACGGACATGTCGACGAAGAACACGGCGGTGAACGACATCGCCCACGTCGTCGTGGTCATTCCGGCCCATGATGAGGCCGCTCGATTGGGGCGCCTGCTGGCATCGATGTCGCTCGCCCGGCGTCGCGTGAGCGAGAAGGTGTCGACGAGTTGCGTGGTGGTGGCCGACGCCTGCACCGACCGCACCGCCGAGGTGGCCCGATGCTTTCTCACCGGCGGGCAGGATGTGCTCGAGGAGGTGGAGGTCAGGTCGGTCGGGCGTGCCCGCCAGCGCGGCGTTGCGTCGGCGATCGAGGGGCACGAGGACCTTCGACGCGTCTGGATTGCCAACACCGACGCCGACACCGTCGTGCCGGACAACTGGTTGACCGCCCAACTGCGCCTCGCCAACAGCGGCTACGACGCGGTCGCCGGCACGGTGACCCTGCTCGAG includes these proteins:
- a CDS encoding Rho termination factor → MAKDHGPSIKDDEQYEALRDQGASKEKAARITNIDRTTAAKRGGESPSYDNWTSDDLYERAQELHIDGRSSMAMDELIDALRNH
- a CDS encoding CsbD family protein → MADHDDSAAEKGAKGVFEDVKGKAKEAVGSVLGNEDLKHEGEAQQDKAEAQREAAEKQAEARKADAKTEAAEARQKANQD
- a CDS encoding DUF3253 domain-containing protein, coding for MTAEAAAQVDPTEGGRWIVIDGRRWRATDPSIPEPLRQELVNNLMAARRGVGSARRAGDDAAERLARAQVDDAKFALGERGEPWWEPPSEGGRRRRARATVRALSGGRAPDRTICPSDVARAIGGPSWRSILGMVRDEVRTLAYDNVVEVSQRGKPLDPDRAWKGPIRIRRTG
- a CDS encoding YihY/virulence factor BrkB family protein, with translation MTTERGRDATSPAELPPSGWKDIALRVKDEFLEDHVTLTAAGVAPVVGIAVALWTASSGFAHLIEALNIAYDETDGRTFVKKRALALAMTLGALVLTAAVGAVLTLAGSSAITGVASIGAQIVGWLAVAALITFGLTALYRYGPDRDEPKWRWASWGAGLAVVSAVIVSIGFSLYVANFASYNETYGSLGAIVVTLMWLYLVAIVVIVGAELNAEMEPQTLRDSTRGHAKPMGRRGAHVADSVGPSSSQDRHDPAP
- a CDS encoding glycosyltransferase, which gives rise to MSTKNTAVNDIAHVVVVIPAHDEAARLGRLLASMSLARRRVSEKVSTSCVVVADACTDRTAEVARCFLTGGQDVLEEVEVRSVGRARQRGVASAIEGHEDLRRVWIANTDADTVVPDNWLTAQLRLANSGYDAVAGTVTLLEDDDWCPTVAARFERAYRWPPGTPHPHIHGCNLGVRASTYLEVGGWSERCSAEDGDLWRRLKTHARVLSSAESRVATSARMHGRAPDGFAGHLVSLDQSAFPEPPAGAPMRLPGR